The sequence ACGTTTGGTACGAAGCAAGCACGTGGATTCAGCAATTCAAGTCTACTATGTTGCAAGTAAGCGAAAAGGACTTGTTTGAGTTGGAAAGGTATTACAAAGAGCAAGCAGATATATACGCTAAGCAACAGGAGCAGTTAAAACAAATGGATCAGCAACTTCAGTACACGGCGTTAACGGGAAGCCCCAACAATCCGTTggttcaaaagaaaaattttctattcAAGCCATTAAACAAGACTTTAACCTTGGACCTTAAGGAGTGCTACCAATTCGCAGAGTATCTCTTCAAACCTCAACTGATATCAGACAAATTCTCACCAGAGGACGGACTGGGACCGCTAATGGCAAAATCAGTCAAGAAGGCCGGCGCTAGTATAAATTCAATGAAGGCCAATACCTCCACCAACCCAAACGGATTGGGTACAAGCCATATAAACACCAATGTTGGCGATAATAACAGTACTGccagcagcagcaacatATCACCAGAACAAGTATACTCGCTACTGTTGACGAACGTCATCATCACAGGATCTACCTCTCTGATCGAAGGTATGGAGCAACGCATAATAAAGGAGCTGTCAATCAGGTTCCCGCAATACAAATTGACAACTTTTGCCAACCAAGTCATGATGGACCGTAAAATCCAGGGATGGCTGGGCGCCCTTACAATGGCCAATCTGCCATCATGGAGCTTGGGAAAATGGTACTCTAAGGAAGATTACGAAACGCTGAAAAGAGACAGAAAGCAGTCGCAGGCTACGAACGCAACAAACTAGTGGTAAGGCGCAAATATCCAAAAGGGATTGTAGGCGGCTAGAAGGAGATGAGATCTCGACCCATTTTTCTCAGCGCCGGTAGTAGCTATCAGTAAGGAGTAAGCGGGTTTCCTTCAAGATTCAGTCCACCCCCTACTTTGAGTGAGGGACATATAAACAAACGCGATAACTCGATGAACCCATtctaatataaaaaaactgtATAAATAGTTATATAGAGATGAACTCTAAGCTAGTGAGGCCCACTGTAAACagccatttttcaatatgcGCTACCCGGCGGCGGAATATCGTCCCAGCTACATGATAGCCGCTTTTTTGTCTCTCTTTGTCCCACCTGTTCAAAGACATTTGGTAATCAGTTTGTCAGGACAATAGTAAACAAAAGTGCGCAAGTACACATGCGCTGCACGTGCGGCCGGAACAATGGCGCTTTTGGCTCGTCCGGATGATGCGAAagggaaaataaaatctcGCAATCGGAAAAACACTCGCGAGAACCAAAACAAGGATCCCCTAAACCCAGTACCCGCATACGGTTCTCCCGGGGAAAAGGGGGCGGAGGCCGGACGATGAGTGTTACCCGGATAGGACTACGGATCGCTTCGCACGTTTGTTTACAATTGATGACTGCGCTCCCCTAATAGATAAGATAAGCTCGCGAaggcagaaaaaaaaaagtcttCTACAGCAGTTGGTCCGCACAGACGATGCCAGACGGTGTTTTatcgaaaatttttttcgcATCATAGTGCCATTTGTGGTCATTATTATTCCCCAAATATGCGAAAATAGTACACTATTTTTGGCAGGAGAGTAGGCTGATATGCCGCATTGATGTCCTGTGTAGCGAAacacaaacaaaaaaagaaaaagtaggatgaaaaaaagaaaagtaatatgaaaaaagagtgaaaaattaattcATTTGTTAGTGTAAGCGGTCAGGTGTAAGTAGTAGGCTTGATAATGAATTAAAGATGACTCCGACGCATATTGTTTGCcatgtttttattttagtttgtagatttctttttttgtaatatatAAGGGAGTGATTCTATATATCGAATTCTCAGGCTTGGTTGGTTCGTAGGTTGTTCTGTCTTTGTTTTCGTTAGGTAAGAACATCACACAAAGATAACTATAGAATCACATACATATTTGTGAGAAATTAACTTCATTTCATTTATAGAAGAAGTTCAACCgaaacaaaaattaaacataatataatataatataatcaAAAATGGCTGAAGCAAGCATCGAAAAGACTcaaattttacaaaaatatctAGAACTGGACCAAAGAGGTAGAATAATTGCCGAATACGTTTGGATCGATGGTACTGGTAACTTACGTTCCAAAGGTAgaactttgaagaagagaatCACATCCATTGACCAATTGCCAGAATGGAACTTCGACGGTTCTTCTACCAACCAAGCGCCAGGCCACGACTCTGACATCTATTTGAAACCCGTTGCTTACTACCCAGATCCCTTCAGGAGAGGTGACAACATTGTTGTCTTGGCCGCATGTTACAACAATGACGGTACTCCAAACAAGTTCAACCACAGACACGAAGCTGCCAAGCTATTTGCTGCTCATAAGGATGAAGAAATCTGGTTTGGTCTAGAACAAGAATACACTCTATTTGACATGTATGACGATGTTTACGGATGGCCAAAGGGTGGGTACCCAGCTCCACAAGGTCCTTACTACTGTGGTGTTGGTGCCGGTAAGGTTTATGCCAGAGACATGATCGAAGCTCACTACAGAGCTTGTTTGTATGCCGGATTAGAAATTTCTGGTATTAACGCTGAAGTCATGCCATCTCAATGGGAATTCCAAGTCGGTCCATGTACCGGTATTGACATGGGTGACCAATTATGGATGGCCAGATACTTTTTGCACAGAGTGGCAGAAGAGTTTGGTATCAAGATCTCATTCCATCCAAAGCCATTGAAGGGTGACTGGAACGGTGCCGGTTGTCACACTAACGTTTCCACCAAGGAAATGAGACAACCAGGTGGTATGAAATACATCGAACAAGCCATCGAGAAGTTATCCAAGAGACACGCTGAACACATTAAGTTGTACGGTAGCGATAACGACATGAGATTAACTGGTAGACATGAAACCGCTTCCATGACTGCCTTTTCTTCTGGTGTCGCCAACAGAGGTAGCTCAATTAGAATCCCAAGATCCGTCGCCAAGGAAGGTTACGGTTACTTTGAAGACCGTAGACCAGCTTCCAACATCGACCCATACTTGGTTACAGGTATCATGTGTGAAACTGTTTGCGGTGCTATTGACAATGCTGACATGACGAAGGaatttgaaagagaatCTTCATAAGCATAATACAATGgtgcaaaattttttttaggcAGGAACTAATCTACTAATAAACTAACAATAATGCACAGGAAATATTAatgatttatttatttattttactactatattacattacttttttacataaaaaatttcccaTCTCACGATCAAAAACAGGCatgagaaaaaatcaaaatttataaaattAATTTCTAATAAATTAACTGTAATGACATAAAATAAGAGGCTGCGACAGtcgaattttttctttttttttttctgcaaaGCGACGCTGTGTTGTATATTGCTCTAAAATaattttctattgtttTCCTCATGCCATTACCCTACCTACCCGTGCATAATTACACGAGGGGGAGagctttttcttcccaAACCAGAccaggaaaaaaaaaaaggtttgataatgaaaaaaaaaaaaagtattgtATATGACTGTTTTCCTGATAAAAGAATGCCTGCAATAATTCAAAGACAAGAGATATAAAAGTGCACTGGCGATTTCAGGAACAATGGGCGCAACCAAAATTTTAATGGACAGTACTCATTTCAATGAGATCCGTAGTATAATCCGTTCGAGGTCAGTGGCATGGGACGCCTTAGCCAGATCTGAGGAATTGAGCGAAATTGATGCGTCTACTGCAAAAGCGTTAGAATCCATTctggtgaagaagaacattggTGACGGTTTATCATCTTCGAACAATGCACATTCCGGGTTCAAAGTGAATGGCAAGACGTTGATACCATTAATTCACTTACTTTCCACCTCAGACAACGAAGACTGCAAAAAATCTGTGCAGAACCTAATAGCTGAATTGTTATCGTCTGACAAGTATGGAGACGATACCGTGAAGTTTTTCCAAGAAGACCCCAAGCAATTGGAACAATTATTTGATGTGTCACTCAAGGGAGACTTCCAGACTGTGCTAATCTCTGGGTTCAACGTGGTCTCACTCTTAGTGCAAAATGGGTTGCACAATGTGAAACTAGTGGAAAAGCTGttgaaaaacaacaacTTGATCAATATCTTGCAAAACATTGAGCAGATGGACACTTGTTACGTGTGCATCAGACTATTGCAAGAACTGGCCGTGATACCAGAGTATCGTGACGTGATATGGTTGCATGAGAAGAAGTTCATGCCCACCTTATTCAAGATCCTGCAACGTGCCACGGACTCTCAATTGGCCACGCGGATAGTTGCAACAAACTCCAACCACCTGGGTATTCAATTGCAGTACCACTCTTTACTATTGATATGGTTGCTGACCTTTAACCCAGTTTTTGCAAACGAGCTAGTCCAGAAATACTTGAGTGATTTCTTGGACCTCTTGAAATTGGTTAAGATAACCATAAAGGAGAAAGTGTCCAGATTGTGCATATCCATCATCCTGCAATGTTGCTCCACGCGCGTCAAGCAGCACAAGAAGGTGATTAAGCAACTTTTGTTGCTCGGCAACGCGTTGCCCACCGTACAGAGCTTGAGCGAAAGAAAGTATTCCGACGAAGAATTGCGTCAAGACATCAGCAACCTCAAGGAAATCCTAGAAAACGAGTACCAAGAATTGACCTCCTTCGATGAATACGTCGCCGAATTGGACTCCAAGTTGCTGTGCTGGTCTCCACCACATGTCGACAACGGTTTCTGGTCCGATAACATTGACGAGTTCAAGAAGGACAACTACAAGATCTTTAGACAATTGATCGAACTCTTGCAAGCAAAGGTCCGTAACGGCGACGTCAACGcgaaacaagaaaagatcattatCCAAGTCGCCTTGAACGACATCACTCACGTGGTCGAGCTTCTACCAGAGAGCATCGACGTTCTCGACAAGACTGGCGGCAAAGCCGACATCATGGAGTTGCTGAACCATTCAGATTCTAGGGTGAAATACGAGGCCCTCAAGGCCACGCAGGCAATCATTGGATATACcttcaaataaagatatAGAAGACCGTAAAGTAGTAGTGGGTTTGAAGCCTAAATAAGTAGTTTTGTACGTACTATTATTTTAAGAGAAGAACATCcatagaaaagaaaagaagaaaaagaaacgaacCAGAAGAGGGTAGCAGAATCAGTCATTCACGCACCCGGCCTGCGCTGCGTGCACCGACTGCGTGCGTGCGTGATTGGTAATGCAGTGAATCATGCTTTTTCATGACGCCTCCTCCCCGCCCCTGAGCCTTCGGTGGCCGCCGAAGTCGGGTATTAATGGGCGCCCCTTTCCTGGTGTCCGGGAACCGCCTGCCGAAAACCACCCTCCGCAGGTCCGCGGAAGGTGGGTGTGGCTGTCCCCGCGCAAATCCGAGATCGATTCCGCGGCGGGTCGgtcattcttttcatttgcGCGCTAATATGCGCTGTGACTGGCGGTTAGTCATCTGCGTGATCAATCGTTGTCATGACGCTCTATAACGTAAGAGAACTTTAGAGGGGGCTCAATTAGCATGAAGAACAGACACATATATAAGGTCTCTAGATTTCTCCAATAGCTCAACTCTCACAATTGTTTCCTCTAGTCCttgtaaaatataaaaaatcatcatcaaacaAGCAACTACAAAACAGCTTTACTGACAACTCACACAAATAAcacaaaaaacaaaaatttcaacaaTGGTCGCCTTTTTAGAACTAACTTCTGACGTTTCTCAACCTTTTGTCATCCCATCTCTTTCGCCAGTCTCTCAGCCAAGCTCAAGAAAGAACTCTGACGCAAACGTCGATGACCTGAATCTGGCTATTGCCAATGCCGCTCTTTTGGATGCCTCTGCTTCAAGCCGCTCACACTCCAGAAAAAACTCTTTGTCTCTGTTGTAAGTGTTGTACACGAGAATTAGCACACTATTAGCATAAAAGACACTTGGCATCTTTACTTACTTGGGCAAGTAAGTCAcgtacttttttttttttttccggAGCATTCATTGTCATTCTATCTGCACTTTCCCGCACTTACATTCAATAACCTCGGATCGGGTCTCTTCTACGACAGAAACTTTTtgatatatacatatttatgTAATATAAATACTgagaaagtaaaaaaatttaaaatataaaataataaaaaatttactaTTACTATAATTGATTAATGTaatctttctttgttcaaCCGTGCTGTTTAGCCTCCTTCTCGAGAGACACGCGTTTACCGTCGCTGTCACTACATCCACAATCGTAGTCCTCCAGGATGGTAGCACAGTCATATATGTCTTTCTTTAGGTATTCGTTCACCTTGTTGTGAATGTGGCATCCCCACATTGCGGCAGCCGTCCTGCTAGATGTCTGTACGGGATACTTCTCAATCAACTTTACAAAGTGATATGAACATTCCCCGCATGGATAGAGTTCTGCATACAACCCAATAAACGTGTGCAGtttctctctttcttcAGGAGTAGGCTCGTCCGGAAAACGGGCCAGCAGGGTATGGAAGTACTTCCACGACGCCCTGCCCACTTCCTTCTTCACCTTGTCATCGCCCATCAATGGCATAATGGTTTGCTTCTCGATCTCTTTCAACCGAGCGTCGTTCTTCTCAGCAGCCGCCCCTTGCACTTCATCTATACCAGACTTCGCCTTGATTAGGCCCGGCGTAGCGATGGATAGTTCATTAGACGAGAAAAACATCCACAGGCCTATGATTCCTAATGCTGCAACTATTCTGATGGCATGGCTTCTTTTGACTATCTGTTTCATCCCTTCGTTCCTTGCACAATCTGTCCAGACTTTCCTCTTTACAAATCACCAGCCTTCCCGTCTTCTTGTCTTCATCACCCACGTTTATTGTTTAATGATAAAGCCTTTTgtcctttatttttggttCCTTTTCCCGCTTCGTTTACCCGGTGGTTAACCTTTCTCTTCCATCTTGTAATATATAATAACAAAATGCATCACCATACTTACGCACCCCATATACATGACCTAAGGGCAGCTTTAGACACAACAGCTCCCCAGAAAAAATGTCCAAAAGAAACACTCCACCGCTCAGATCATCAGGGATAAACACTATTCAAATAAATGCTGCTAGAGAAATGCACGCTCAAACGGTGCGCGCTCGAAGAATGCCCATGCCAACTAGCGGCATCACTACACCCTCTGTGCAACCAACTGCAGCCCCAGCAACACCACCTCGACATATTTGCAATAACCCAAACAATCCGCAGTGTCTCCACTGTGGGTCTGTTATCATTCCATCTCCAAGGGCCACGTTACCCTTGGAGGACAACCCCTCCATCTCCATCAACGACTGGACCATCTCCTCCAGAAAGAAGCCCATTTTGAACTCGCAGGAATTAGACATCTGGGAAAACGAAAAACTCAAAGGTTTGACTTTGCCAGAGATGATTTTTGGTAACAACTACATCAGGATCGAAAATTCAAAACAGCATTGGTCCATAGAGTTCAATGCCCTGGATGCTTTAAAGGAGGTTCAACTCCAGGATTCAGGTATTCGTGTTGCGTACTCAAACGACTGGAtaaattctaaaaaaagacaaaattCAACTAATGGTGCGCAACGGTTCACTAACGATGTGAACGACGATTCCTTAAATATCATACACAAGTACGACTGGACCTACACTACGCGGTATAAGGGCACAGAGAGCTCACCTGAGTCGAAATTCCGACTGGATAACGATCAAAAGCTGCCCCTTGACAAACTGGCCGTACACGATAAAATCCTATTCTATGACGACATGATTCTTTTCGAAGACGAATTGGCAGACAATGGCATATCAATCCTTAACGTCAAAATAAGAGTTATGAACGAAAGGTTACTGCTGCTGAGCCGGTTCTTTTTAAGGGTGGACGATGTTCTGGTGAGGGTCTACGACACCAGGATTTACGTGGAGTTTGACGAAAACGTAGTGATCAGAGAATCCAAGGAATTTGAAGGTAAATATCAGGATGTACTTGCTAAGCACCGGCTATCCCAATCTCACGACCCAAAAGCTGCCTTGAGAGATAGTAATTGGGTAGCACAGAACACGCCGATGATCAAAAGACAATGTGAAATAATTCAGTTCTAACAATCAAATATACAAAACAATACGTACAAATACATACACGTCACATATACATAAGCTCCGGATACATCATACAAGAAATGATCTTAAAATCATGCTCTTACCCGTTCTGTAaatagtgaaaaattttcatcgCGAAGTAtgaacgaaaaaaaaaaaagaaaatagatgAACTTTTAGCATTTAATTAGTGGCAAACGCCTACCCCTCCTTCCCACTTTGCTGACTTACAAAGACACCACTACATTAAAGAGTATCTCGTgtgttcttcttttttttccaaaaaaaaaaactccTATTATTTGCATAAACACACGTTCACTGGTACAAGATGTCTATTAATATTTGTAGAGATAATCATGATCCATTTTACCGTTACAAAATGCCTCCCATCCAAGCCAAGGTGGAAGGTAGAGGTAACGGTATCAAGACTGCCGTTTTGAACGTCGCTGACATCTCTCACGCGCTAAATAGACCTGCTCCATATATTGTCAAGTATTTTGGTTTCGAATTAGGTGCTCAAACTTCCATCTCTGTTGACAAAGATCGTTATTTAGTTAATGGTGTTCACGAACCTGCCAAATTGCAAGACGTATTGGATGGCTTTATTAACAAGTTTGTTCTCTGTGGAAGCTGTAAAAATCCAGAAACGGAGATCATCATTACCAAAGATAATGATTTGGTTCGAGACTGTAAAGCCTGTGGTAAGAGAACTCCAATGGACTTGAGACATAAACTATCATCcttcattttgaaaaacccACCTGACTCCGTTTCTGGTtccaagaagaagaagaaagcaGCTACCGCTTCGGCCAATGTTCGTGGTGGTGGGTTGTCCATTAGTGATATTGCTCAAGGTAAGTCTCAGAATGCACCTTCAGATGGCACCGGCTCATCCACTCCACAACATCAtgacgaagacgaagatgaaTTATCTCGTCAAATCAAGGCGGCTGCCTCTACCTTAGAAGATATCGAGGTCAAAGATGACGAATGGGCGGTTGATATGTCTGAAGAAGCCATTAGAGCTCGTGCCAAGGAACTAGAAGTGAACTCTGAGCTCACTCAACTGGATGAATATGGTGAATGGATTTTGGAGCAGGCTGGTGAAGATAAGGAGAACTTACCATCAGATGTGGAGCTTTATAAGAAGGCTGCAGAACTAGACGTCTTGAATGATCCAAAAATTGGTTGTGTCTTGGCGCAATGTCTATTCGATGAGGATATCGTAAACGAAATCGCTGAACATAATGCATTTTTCACTAAAATTTTAGTCACTCCAGAATACGAAAAGAACTttatgggtggtattgaaagatttttagGTTTAGAACATAAGGATCTAATCCCACTattaccaaaaattttggtaCAACTATACAATAATGATATCATCtcggaagaagaaatcatgAGATTTGGTACCAAATCATCCAAGAAATTTGTACCTAAGGAGGTATCCAAAAAGGTTCGTAGGGCTGCTAAGCCATTCATTACGTGGTTAGAAACCGCTGAAAgtgacgatgatgaagaagacgacGAATAGCTTAGGAGGGGGCAAAAGACTTATGTGTAAATTATTATATGACATGGCGTAAGATAAGGATTATGTTCTGTTGTTTTTGAGCTCGTTGATGTATAGATatgtaaatatttataaatataatatttcttcCAAGTGCGACATACTTGGTACTGgcaaaaaacaaagatgAGACTTTTAAAGCCACTGATTGATTGATTAATTattaagtaaaaaaaaaaaaataaaatgtcGGTGTAATTTGGCTCCACGATCGCATGCGTATACATAACATGAGATTACCGAAGATTTTTCTGAAAGGTAATGCATTATATTATAATCATTAATAGAAGTAGAGCCTAAAGCCTGTTGAAAACTTGTACaatagaggaaaaaaaaagggtcATTAATCGTCATGTTTACCTAAGAGCGTCTAAACTTTTTGGTATTCTTCTGGGGTAAACGTAAAAACATTGCACCAAGGgcaaaattgaaaaaaaaaaaagtttaataGAACAGAATGATTAAAATCATTAGCTAATATCCGTATGACCTGTAGCGGTACAAACTtgtatcattattattattattattactattattactattattattattattattattattattattattattattattgttattgttattattattgttatcattatcattattgttgtaGTTAttggtattattattgttattatgaCTCACTGAGCGGCTTAGAGGATTCATTTGACTCGAATAACCAGAATTATTAtaattgttattattattacttaCATTTGGTAAGTTAACTATAGGTAGGGATAAATTTGTTCCATTAGCAATTCTAAATGAATCAAATTGTGAATTCAATTCATCTAATCCGTTAGAATTACCGTTctgattttgattttgatttccGGAGTACACCACTTGTTGATTGTTGAAGTAGGAATTTATTTCACTCATCGGGGCTGGGTTAAAGTTCAATGCTGGCGTTGGACCTGCATTGTTCATTTGTATAAC is a genomic window of Saccharomyces cerevisiae S288C chromosome XVI, complete sequence containing:
- the TIF5 gene encoding translation initiation factor eIF5 (Translation initiation factor eIF5; functions as both a GTPase-activating protein (GAP) that stimulates the hydrolysis of GTP bound to eIF-2, as part of the 43S preinitiation complex, and as a GDP dissociation inhibitor (GDI) to prevent recycling of eIF2; human ortholog eIF5 complements the yeast null mutant), with protein sequence MSINICRDNHDPFYRYKMPPIQAKVEGRGNGIKTAVLNVADISHALNRPAPYIVKYFGFELGAQTSISVDKDRYLVNGVHEPAKLQDVLDGFINKFVLCGSCKNPETEIIITKDNDLVRDCKACGKRTPMDLRHKLSSFILKNPPDSVSGSKKKKKAATASANVRGGGLSISDIAQGKSQNAPSDGTGSSTPQHHDEDEDELSRQIKAAASTLEDIEVKDDEWAVDMSEEAIRARAKELEVNSELTQLDEYGEWILEQAGEDKENLPSDVELYKKAAELDVLNDPKIGCVLAQCLFDEDIVNEIAEHNAFFTKILVTPEYEKNFMGGIERFLGLEHKDLIPLLPKILVQLYNNDIISEEEIMRFGTKSSKKFVPKEVSKKVRRAAKPFITWLETAESDDDEEDDE